Within Planktothrix tepida PCC 9214, the genomic segment TTACTTTTTCTCCTGTACCAAAGTGATGAAGCATAACCCCTTGAGACAGATTATCTAGGTTAGTTTGTTCTTTTTTTAGGGGGACAAATACCGGAATTGATTGTAGGGTTTCAGCAAATTTTTTAGAAGGATCTTCTGCTGGAGAATTCGAGCCACGAACATGATATAACGTCCGAATTGGAAAAGGAATTTTTAAGTTATTGCGTTGGGCTGCATACCAAATTCGAGTCATAAACCGATCTCGAATTTTTTCCAATTCGCTATAGTTTTCAATAAAAAATTTCACTTCATAAGTTACACTAGAATCATCATAACAAAGGGTAAAAATCTGTGGTTCGGGTTCGCTTAAAATTCCCTGAGTTGAAAGGGCTGTACTTTTTAAAACTTGTTTGGCTAAATTGGGTGGATCATTATAGGAAAATCCAATTTGAATGCGTTCTGCATGAAGGCGTAAGGGTTGGCTAAAGTTATGAATGGTTTCTCCACTAATCACTTTATGGGGAATTACAATCATTTCCCGATCAAAGGTTTGTAGGCGAACTGCACGCCAATTAATATCAATAACTTGTCCGACCGTATCTCCTACTTTTAACCAATCTCCAACGGTAAATGGACGCTCAAATAACAGTGCAATTCCTGACATAATACTGCCCAATGTATCTTGAAGGGCTAAAGCAATGACGATGGAACTCACCCCCAATGCGGTTGCTAAACCTGCCAGATCCGCATTCCAAACACTTGATAACGCGATCGCAGTTCCTACCAAAATCAAAAATAGTCGAGAAAGATCAATCAGAAGTTTAGGAAATCTCGCCCGCCAAGTATCAGCTTCTGCTTGTTCAAACAAGATAACATTCAGTAGAGAAAGTGCAGCATGAATCACAAAAACCCATAACAACGTTTGAACTGTTTTGATTAAATTGCTATTAGGATCAAGTTTGAGAACATACTGCATAAACAGCATGAACACCAGCACAGGTAAGACTAAATTTCTGACTACCTGTAACGTTGTTGCTAGAGGTTTACCCCGTCTTTTAAGACGATGAATTATTTCTCCTAAAACGATGATTAAAAAAGGAAACCCTACAGTAAGGATGATTGACCAAATAAATAAATTACTTTGAATCATTGTAAAGTTAATTGATATCAGTTATGGGATAGGAAATAGATATAAGTTTAAATTTGTAATAGCGTATCATCTTATTTATAAAATTCCTAAACCCTCAACTTCTATGGCTGAGTGTTTATTTTTCAATAACCACCCATTCAATTTAGGTTTACCCGTTACTTCTGGCTCAGAGATAGGCTCAAACTGATACAGATCCTGAAGCCGACGATAAACGGTCTGAGATACTAAAATTCTTCCGGGTGGACAGGCATTTTTGAGGGCTGTAGCCCGGTTGATTGTATCACCCCAAACATCAAAAATACAGCGATTTCGACCCACAATTCCCGCAATAATATCTCCAGCGTTAATACCAATTGAAATATTCAAGGATAATCCCCGTTCATGGCTAAATCGACGCACAATAATCAAAATTTCTAAAGCAACATCAAGGGCGCGTTTATCGTGATCCAGATAAGGAATTGAAAGTCCACAAACGGCTAGATAACTATCTCCAATTGTTTTAATTTTTTCCATCCCATATCGTTCAGCAACTTCATCAAATGCAGTGAATAAATCATTTAAAATAGCGACGGATTCATTAGCACTTAAGGAGCTAGATAGTTTAGAAAATCCGGTTAAATCGGAGAACAAAACAGCAACATTTGATACATCTTCAGCCATCTCTTTGTTTCCCCGTTGAAACCGTTTTGCGACTGAAGTAGGAAAAATACTTAACAATAATTCTTCATTTTCTTGATTTTTTTGTTCTACCAGTAAGGTTTGAGCCTGTAGATTCCGTACAATTTGATTGAAGGATTTTGCTAATTCTCCAAATTCATCTTCTGTTTCTAAAGGTACGATCGCATCAAGTTGTCCTGCGGAAATTTTGCGGGTTCCCTTAATCAGTTGATTGATCGGGTTCACAAATAAATTGGCTAAAACCATTGCAATTAATGTTACTAATAACATGAGTAATGTCGCTGAAATTAGAATTTGATTCCGAAAAGAATAAATCGGAGCATACGCTTCTGATATATCTATTTCTGATAAAATTACCCAGTCTAATCCATCAATGCGAAGGGGTGCAAAGGAACTCAAAACCGGAATGTTTCGATAGTCTCTAATAATTCGAGTTCCTTGCTTACCATTTAACGCATCCGCAACGGCTTCTGTTCTTACATATTGTTGTAAAATAGACGTACCATATTGATTAATTCGGTTGATTTCTGTCTCACTCATTCCTAATGATCTCAACGCTTTAGCATAGCCT encodes:
- a CDS encoding adenylate/guanylate cyclase domain-containing protein, which gives rise to MMLLAVSSCSILVTAYLGYRSGKLNLTHRVFNQLTSVRASKAYQIESYFKNIRNHTQTLSEDPAIITAMQEFATAYPQLQTINISQSFDPKLITYYRDKFLPRLTQTEEGSPILESYLPKTIASRYLQYYYIADNPHPVSKKDALDYAKDGSQYSKIHARYHPIFRNIIQKFGYYDMFLIDPQGNIVYTVFKETDFTTNLENGPYQNSNLADLFQKVKESQSRDYATIIDFQAYAPSYGAPAAFIAAPILNQSELIGVLAFQLPVNEINNVMTGNQHWESDGLGQTGETYLVGRDTLMRSISRFLVQDPKGYAKALRSLGMSETEINRINQYGTSILQQYVRTEAVADALNGKQGTRIIRDYRNIPVLSSFAPLRIDGLDWVILSEIDISEAYAPIYSFRNQILISATLLMLLVTLIAMVLANLFVNPINQLIKGTRKISAGQLDAIVPLETEDEFGELAKSFNQIVRNLQAQTLLVEQKNQENEELLLSIFPTSVAKRFQRGNKEMAEDVSNVAVLFSDLTGFSKLSSSLSANESVAILNDLFTAFDEVAERYGMEKIKTIGDSYLAVCGLSIPYLDHDKRALDVALEILIIVRRFSHERGLSLNISIGINAGDIIAGIVGRNRCIFDVWGDTINRATALKNACPPGRILVSQTVYRRLQDLYQFEPISEPEVTGKPKLNGWLLKNKHSAIEVEGLGIL
- a CDS encoding mechanosensitive ion channel family protein; amino-acid sequence: MIQSNLFIWSIILTVGFPFLIIVLGEIIHRLKRRGKPLATTLQVVRNLVLPVLVFMLFMQYVLKLDPNSNLIKTVQTLLWVFVIHAALSLLNVILFEQAEADTWRARFPKLLIDLSRLFLILVGTAIALSSVWNADLAGLATALGVSSIVIALALQDTLGSIMSGIALLFERPFTVGDWLKVGDTVGQVIDINWRAVRLQTFDREMIVIPHKVISGETIHNFSQPLRLHAERIQIGFSYNDPPNLAKQVLKSTALSTQGILSEPEPQIFTLCYDDSSVTYEVKFFIENYSELEKIRDRFMTRIWYAAQRNNLKIPFPIRTLYHVRGSNSPAEDPSKKFAETLQSIPVFVPLKKEQTNLDNLSQGVMLHHFGTGEKVIQQGYPGNDLYIIISGKALLTTPDAWGTECEVLSLKAGEFFGEMALFSGEPSTVSVTAIEDLEVMIIPSTVVNQMIERQPSFAREIGQILEVRRKAIQVVKQSGF